A genomic stretch from Pontivivens ytuae includes:
- a CDS encoding fasciclin domain-containing protein encodes MDRRRFLIATAGLTGAGLLTGCAGMTAAGPDIVDTAIAADDFNTLVAAVQAAGLVETLKGPGPFTVFAPTDAAFAALPAGTVESLLEPANQEQLAAVLTYHVVPGRVLAADLAGQTLSVDTVNGQSVAVDGTSGVRVNNATVVTPDIMASNGVIHVIDTVLLPS; translated from the coding sequence ATGGATCGCCGCAGGTTTCTGATCGCAACGGCCGGCCTCACCGGGGCAGGGCTGCTCACGGGCTGCGCCGGGATGACCGCCGCCGGGCCCGACATTGTCGACACCGCTATCGCCGCGGACGACTTCAACACCCTCGTTGCCGCGGTTCAGGCCGCGGGCCTTGTCGAGACGCTGAAGGGCCCGGGTCCGTTCACCGTCTTCGCGCCGACCGATGCCGCCTTCGCCGCCCTTCCCGCGGGCACCGTCGAGAGCCTGCTGGAGCCCGCCAATCAGGAGCAGCTCGCCGCCGTGCTGACCTATCACGTCGTGCCGGGCCGGGTGCTCGCCGCCGATCTCGCGGGCCAGACGCTGAGCGTGGACACGGTGAACGGCCAGTCGGTCGCGGTCGACGGCACCAGCGGTGTGCGCGTGAACAACGCGACCGTCGTGACCCCCGACATCATGGCGTCGAACGGCGTGATCCACGTCATCGACACCGTCCTTCTTCCGAGCTGA
- a CDS encoding DUF6502 family protein — protein MLRPLVRTLIARGVTLPSVYRLLKQVYVEVAESDFRLDDEPPTDSRISLLTGVHRRDVRAIRTAEDDPDAPLRQRTTLLATVVGSWLANPETRDEDGSPRPLPKAGEDEPNFESLVRAINRDVRPRTLLDELMRQGLVAEREDGLLELTPDAVLGPAEDDQKMVFFAANVGDHLAAAAENMLADQPPFLERAVFYNRLRPGSVDEIEAAARTLSQDMLVEVNRRARAYQSDDKDAPEGSHRFRFGVYFYRENKASADRPDGNED, from the coding sequence TTGCTCCGCCCTCTCGTGCGCACGCTGATTGCGCGCGGGGTGACTCTTCCGTCGGTTTATCGGCTGCTGAAACAGGTCTATGTCGAGGTGGCGGAGAGTGATTTCCGTCTCGATGACGAACCGCCGACCGACAGCCGCATCAGTCTTCTGACCGGGGTGCACCGCCGCGACGTGCGCGCGATCCGCACGGCGGAGGACGATCCCGACGCGCCGCTGCGCCAGCGCACGACCCTGCTCGCGACGGTCGTCGGAAGCTGGCTCGCCAACCCCGAGACGCGGGACGAGGACGGCTCACCGCGCCCCCTGCCCAAGGCGGGCGAGGACGAGCCGAATTTCGAGAGCCTGGTGCGCGCCATAAACCGCGACGTGCGTCCCCGCACCCTGCTCGACGAACTGATGCGGCAGGGCCTCGTGGCGGAGCGGGAGGATGGCCTGCTGGAGCTGACGCCCGACGCCGTCCTCGGCCCGGCGGAGGACGATCAGAAGATGGTGTTCTTCGCTGCCAACGTGGGCGACCACCTTGCTGCGGCAGCCGAAAACATGCTGGCCGACCAGCCGCCCTTCCTCGAACGGGCCGTCTTCTACAACCGTCTGCGCCCCGGTTCGGTCGACGAGATCGAGGCCGCCGCACGCACACTCAGCCAGGACATGCTGGTCGAGGTGAACCGGCGGGCGCGCGCGTATCAATCCGACGACAAAGACGCGCCCGAGGGCTCTCACCGCTTCCGCTTCGGCGTATATTTCTATAGAGAAAACAAGGCGTCGGCGGACAGGCCCGACGGGAACGAGGACTGA
- a CDS encoding DUF5666 domain-containing protein, with protein MRRRQLLAGAAATALAGCAAPFIVADRERDPLEGGIGGTGIVGLLTDFGSVIVGGLRVELDRGTRIVSAFGSTDEDALAIGTPLSVEARRDRGALVAARIFLTQPLIGAVSAGADSVPRVNGVAMQIEPGALGTAAPGTRVSVSGIWDGETVIASRIDAAPDPRDVIAGVVRRDAAGQLSIGGTMLQIGANQPRPLPGRFATAIGRFADGVLTTERVTLGRFAGSAGDLRQLAVEGYLEPVTADPGFRIAGLGHSFDEQVQLAPLARERAVYYGPYDGEFRAAQALILPQRFDTRRTLLRTRLTDPTASEVVGLRP; from the coding sequence TTGAGGCGCAGGCAACTCCTCGCGGGCGCGGCCGCGACGGCACTGGCGGGCTGTGCCGCACCCTTCATCGTGGCCGACCGGGAGCGCGACCCGTTGGAGGGCGGCATCGGCGGCACCGGCATCGTCGGCCTGCTCACCGATTTCGGCAGCGTCATAGTGGGCGGCCTGCGGGTCGAGCTCGACCGCGGCACGCGCATCGTGAGCGCCTTTGGCTCTACGGATGAGGATGCGCTGGCCATCGGCACACCGCTCAGCGTCGAGGCGCGGCGCGACCGCGGGGCGCTGGTCGCGGCCCGGATCTTCCTGACGCAACCGCTGATCGGCGCGGTCAGTGCGGGGGCCGATAGTGTTCCGCGCGTGAACGGCGTCGCGATGCAGATCGAGCCCGGCGCACTCGGCACGGCCGCGCCCGGCACGCGCGTCTCCGTCAGCGGCATCTGGGATGGCGAGACCGTGATCGCGAGCCGGATCGACGCGGCACCCGACCCGCGCGACGTCATCGCCGGGGTGGTCCGTCGCGACGCCGCCGGTCAACTCAGCATCGGCGGCACTATGCTTCAGATCGGCGCCAACCAGCCGCGCCCCCTGCCCGGCCGTTTCGCCACCGCCATCGGCCGCTTCGCCGACGGTGTGCTGACGACCGAGCGTGTCACGCTGGGGCGGTTCGCGGGCAGCGCCGGCGATCTGCGGCAGCTCGCGGTGGAGGGGTATCTGGAACCCGTCACCGCCGATCCCGGTTTCCGCATCGCGGGCCTCGGGCACAGCTTCGACGAGCAGGTGCAGCTCGCCCCGCTGGCGCGGGAACGTGCGGTCTACTACGGGCCCTATGACGGCGAGTTCCGGGCGGCGCAGGCTCTCATCCTGCCACAACGCTTCGACACGCGCCGGACGCTGCTGCGCACCCGCCTCACCGATCCGACGGCGAGTGAGGTGGTGGGTCTGCGCCCCTGA
- a CDS encoding endonuclease III domain-containing protein — protein MQLALNLDGRPALLAEIHRRLMEAFGPPTDYSRLDPVSQLVLAQLSGRTKGAVSKAAFRRLWLRYGSWAAVRDASEQGIRDTIHDVTFPETKAPQIQGALAAISGADGVPSLERIGDLPVPEALEVLERLPGVGRKVAAAILNFSTWRRPALVVDSHHVRVLRRVGVIGARATVRQAYDIVMPLLPPNWSADDLDAHHQVVKILGQRHCRPTSPSCHHCPIADLCRSARVVRGADPPPHSPSDR, from the coding sequence ATGCAACTCGCGCTCAATCTCGACGGACGCCCGGCGCTGCTGGCGGAGATCCACCGGCGCCTGATGGAGGCGTTCGGTCCGCCCACCGACTATTCGCGGCTTGATCCGGTCAGCCAGCTCGTGCTGGCGCAACTCAGCGGGCGGACGAAGGGTGCTGTGTCGAAGGCCGCTTTCCGGCGGCTCTGGCTGCGGTACGGCTCCTGGGCGGCCGTGCGCGACGCGTCGGAGCAAGGGATACGCGACACCATCCACGACGTCACCTTTCCCGAGACGAAAGCGCCGCAGATCCAGGGCGCTCTGGCCGCGATCAGCGGGGCCGATGGGGTGCCATCGCTCGAGCGGATCGGGGACTTGCCGGTGCCGGAAGCGCTCGAGGTGCTCGAACGGCTGCCGGGTGTCGGGCGGAAGGTGGCGGCGGCGATCCTGAATTTCAGCACGTGGCGCAGGCCCGCGCTGGTCGTGGACTCCCACCATGTCCGAGTGCTGCGCCGGGTCGGTGTGATCGGGGCTCGCGCCACGGTGCGGCAGGCCTACGATATCGTCATGCCTCTGCTGCCGCCGAATTGGAGCGCCGACGATCTCGATGCGCATCATCAGGTGGTCAAGATCCTCGGGCAGCGTCATTGCCGGCCGACCAGCCCGAGCTGTCATCATTGCCCGATCGCGGATCTCTGCCGCTCGGCGCGGGTCGTCAGGGGCGCAGACCCACCACCTCACTCGCCGTCGGATCGGTGA
- the ccoS gene encoding cbb3-type cytochrome oxidase assembly protein CcoS: MTVLVYLIPASLLLGGLGLAAFFWALRSRQFEDPEGDSRRILITDYDETPKR; encoded by the coding sequence ATGACGGTGCTGGTCTACCTGATCCCGGCCTCGCTGCTGCTCGGCGGGCTCGGCCTCGCGGCGTTCTTCTGGGCGCTGCGATCGCGGCAGTTCGAGGATCCCGAAGGCGACAGTCGGCGCATCCTGATCACGGACTACGACGAGACGCCCAAGCGCTGA